The DNA sequence TTCACAAGAGCACCTCGCGGGCGCGCCGCATCGGTGTGGTCCACGGTCTGGCGAATCTGGGAGCCACCGGGCTCTACGCGGCCTCCTGGCTGCTGCGGCGCTCGGGCCGACGTGGCTCCGCGCGCGGGTTGGCATGGATGGGCTGTGCCGCCACGGCGGCCTCCGCCTACCTCGGGGGAATCCTCGTGTACAACGAGAAGGTTGGCGTTGACCACACCGACCGCGCTGAGCTCCCGGACGACTTCGTGACGGTGCTTCCGTTGGAGGACCTGCCCAACGAGCGGCCGGTCCGCGTGATGGCGAGCGGGAAGAAGGTGATGCTCGTGCGCCATGAGGGGCGCATCTACGCGCTGGCGGAGACCTGCGCGCACCTGGGCGGCCCGCTCGCAGAAGGGAAGCTGGAGGGCGGGAGCATCCGCTGCCCCTGGCATGGCTCGCGCTACTCGCTGGCGGATGGGCGAGTCATCGAGGGGCCGAGCGCCTACCCGCAGCCCTGCTTCGAGGTGCGTGTTCGAGGCGGGCAGATCGAGGTGAGGGCCGCCAGGTCGTCGCTGGAGCCTGCACCGAAGGAGGCATGAGCCGGCCGCCCGCGCCTTCTCACTCCGTCAGGCACTGTCCTGCCTTGCCCAGGCCGTCGGTCTGGCCCTCGTCCAGCGCCTGCTGTTGCCATTCCTCGCCCCAGTGCCCGACCAGGGTGAGCGGCCCGTTCTGCAGGAGCGGGATGTGGCGCCACTGCTCGATGAGCTTCTTGTATGCCCTGCCCACGGCGCGGATGTCCGGCCGAGGTCATAGTGGCCGAGTGGGTTCACACTGCCCCGGTCCTTGAGCAGGGCAACGTCCCAGTCGACCTGGTCGGTCAGGCTGTACCAGGTCATGCCGCACACCGGGACGCCGTCGGCGCGCAGGCGCTGCACGTTGGTCTTCCAGAGCCATCGTTCGGCGTCGGGTTCGCCCCTGTTGGTCTCCGTGTGCATCACCGGGAGGTTGTAGCGGTCGTAGTAGTCGCGCGTCACCACGTGTTGCCGAACACCTCGCCCGCGTAGACGGTATCCCGGTCACCCACCAGCAGGTGCTCGTTGGCGGCATAGTAGTCGTTGCCGAAGATGCAGTGCTCTCGCAGGTTCTGGGAGAGGAAGAAGTCGTACTCCCTCTCCGTCATGCCATTGTCGAGCAGGTACTTGTCCATGCTCGAGCCGACGCGGTTGGCGTAGTTGAGGTCGAGCGAGAGGACCGGCGGTCGTTGAGCATCTGCGCGAGGTCCAGCACGCCGGGCTCGCTGGCGTGCGTGTACTCCGAGGATTCGCTCTCAATGAACCGGGCATCGGGCGGGGCCTTCAGGATGGAGGTCATCGCCTCCACATTGGCGCGTACGATGTGCTTCAGGGCGGGCACGAAGGCGCGGTGGGTCTTCATCGCCTCATTCCACCACCCGTAGTAGGCGCTGAACTGGGCCGCAATGTGCATTTCGTTGATGGGTGTGTAGAGCCAGACCCACGGGCAGCGGCGGGCGAAGGCTCCGGCGTACCCCGCGAACAGGCGCGGCGGATCGGGGTTCTGGAAGTTGCCGATCCAGTCGGGCACGCCGAAGTGACACAGATCCATGATGGGCACCAGTCCGGCTCGGCGCAGTTCGGGCAGCACCATGTCGGTTCAGTCCCAGTCGTAGCGCCGCGCGCCGATGTGATTGCGGTAGTAGGGCGGGCCGTAGCGCAGGTAGCGGATGCCGAGGTCACGCGTTAGCTGGAGGTCCTCTCGCCAGTGCTTGTAGTGCCCGGCTTTGGCGAGCTCGTCGATGCGCTTGTTCCCGTGCTCGGTGGGGACGGTTGGGTAGCTGCACTCGATCCCGGTGGCGAAAATGAAGCGCTGGGTGGTCGGGTTGGGCCTGGCGGTTGCCCCGTACAGCTTCATGTAGCCGGTCTGCATCGTGGTCCGCTCCTCTGGTCCGCCGGCGCGCGGACCCCTCCCCGGGCCACCGGCGACTCCGGCGGCGCTGGCCGAACCGCGCCGTGCGCCGCCGGTGCGGCCCCCTTCTCAGTGTCCGTCGTGGTGGTGCCCGTTGCCGGTATGGGCGGAGCGGCGCATCAGCCCGCCAACGGCGACCGCGGCCAGCACCGCGGCGCCCACGGTCGCCACCGGCCGCGCGACCGTGATCACCTTGCGCGCCAGTGTGCCGTAGCTCAGGTTGTGCATCCCAGCCCCACGGAACTGCTGCCACTCCATGATCGCCTTGCCCGGCATCGAGACGCCGAGGCCCTCGAACAGCCTGGGCATCGCAGTGCGCAGCACCGGGTGGCCGGAGACGAACGTCACGCGCGGGTCGGTCCTGTACTCGGGGCGCGCGGAGTCGTCGAAGACGATGTAGGGCCCCTCCTTAAGGTGCTCCTCGAAGTGCGGGTCCTCCACGTCGCCGATCATGATGGTGGGCGTGCCCTTGAGCCAGATAACCTCGTTGAGTTCGCCGCGGCGGAGCATGCTATCGAGCACGCTCTTGACGTGCCCGACGGTGCCCTCCAGCGTCACGCCGTCGCCCACGAGGAAGTTGATGGGCAGGTAGCGGAAGCCCTCATGCCCTGGCCAGGCCTGCAACGCGACGTGCTCGAGCGGCACCCCGACGTAGCGGATCGGCTCCCGAAGGCCCAGCCCGCGTTCCTCGGCGGCCTTCGCGAAGCCGAGCTTGCGCCAGTCGCGCCCGAGCAGCCGCGCGATCGAGACGTCCGTGGCGACCGGGTCGGTCGACGCCATGATCACCCCGCACCAGCGCGGCAGGTTAGCGATCGGGCCGTCGCCCTCGCCCGCGATGAGCGCGTCCACGACGCACAGGTCCGGAGGCCGGGCCAGCATGATGTCCATGAAGCGGCCGATCATCTCGGAGTCGCCGTGGTTGTGCTCGCGCCAGCCCTGGTTGACGACGCCCACCCAGTTCTTCAGGGCGCCGCTGATCGGCTCGATGTGGTGGTTCTTGGCTTTGGGCACGTCGATAACGGTGTCGGCGTCGAGCAGAGGGGCCGGCAGCGGCACGTCCTGGATCACGCGGCCGTCCGGGATGTGCACGGTGCGGTTGGGCGTCTCGCTCGATCCCAGATCCACGACGTCGGCACCCTCGCGCTCGGCGATCGCGGCCACGCCGGTGACACGCATGCACTCGAGTGACGAGAGGAACCCTCCGCTGGACTCACCGACGATCACCTTGCGCGCGCCCGCCTGCCTGGCGAGGCGCGCCAGCGCGCCGACGACGATCGGGTCGGTCGTGCAGCCGTCCTCGGCGGAGTAGTACACCGTCTGGTTCGGCTTGATGAGCACCGTGGAGCCGGGGAGCACGTGAGCGCTAACACCTCCGATCGGCTCGAGTGCCCGCGTCACGAGCGCTACGACCCTCTCCATGCTGCGATGCTTCTCCTCCGTGGCGGCGATGGCCACCACCGCCTCACGCTCTCCGACCATGGGAGACCTCCTGGTATAGCTAGTGCGCGGCCCATGGGGTGGACTGCGCCCGCGCACTCTGACCCGTCCGAAGCAGGATGGCCGCGTTCTTGCGTCGTTCGTAGCTCGCGCCGAACCGCTCGATCAGGGGGCGGAGCGCGGCGAGAAGCCGGCCCTCCACCAGGGTCGCCGGCACCGGCATCTCCAACTCGCGGTCCCCTAAGAACGCCAGGGAGCGGCCCGCCGCCAACGTGAGGGTTCCTGTCGGCGCCACCACCCGTGTCGCGCCGCCACGCTCGGCGTGGACGGTGCCGCCCAGTGCCTGCGCGACGGCCCGGACGGGTACGACCCAGTGCCCGGACACGAGCGCCGGCGCGATCGAGGTGTCCACCGTGGCGCCGTTGACCAGGATGCGCTCGGGACTACCCGCGATGCGCTCGGGGTAGGAGCGCTTGAGCCGCACGACGCGCTTGAGCGTCGCCGGGTCCACGAGCGGGAGGAGGCCAACGCTTCTCAGCATCGCGCGGGCGTGGTCAAGGCTCTCCTGGCCCGTGCCGTAGATGTCTGGCGAGGCGCTCAGGTAGTACATCCCGTGCCAGCGGCCGAGCTTGATTGGCTCATAGACCGAGTAGATCGCCATACCGACGTAGGTGGCCTTGAAGAGCCTGTCTGCCTGGTCCGGGTAGAGGCGCACGCAGCCGTGCGAGACGGCGCGGCCCACGCTGCGCGGGGCGTTGGTGCTGTGGAAGCCGAAGCCGCTCGCGCTCCAACCGATCCAGCGGTCGCCGAGCGGGTTCTCTGGCCCCGGCGGCACGGGCTCGTCGCGGATGCCCTCGCGCTCCACCATCGACTCGGGTGGGCTCCAGGTCGGATTCGTCACACGGTTGCGGATCTTGAACACACCGCGCACGGTCTCCCAGCCGGGCCGACCGACGGCGACCGCGTGGCGCTGGACGAGCTTGCCGTCGCGGAAGAGATAGAGCCGCCGCTCGGGCACGTTAAGCACGATGGCGTTCCCGGGGTGGCGTGGGAGGATGTGGCGGACCGGCAGCAGCAGCGTGTCGCCGGGTTGCACGCTGTTGCCGGGCAGCATGTTCAGGCGCGCGAGGTTCGGCACGCCGACGTCGTGCGCCCGGGCGATCGAGAAGAGCGTGTCTCCATCCTGGACCGTTACCCGCTTGTACTCGCCGACGATCGGCTGAATCTTCGCGTGTGTGGGGGCCGCGTCGGCCGATGCGGAGGCCGCGAGGACGACCAACATGATGATGGGCAGGATCAACGAGCGCTTCCTTACAGGCAGGGTGCGCCGCGCGACATCGCCTGTGGCGAAGCGGCGCGGCGCCCGTTGTCAGCAAGACGCTCGCGGTCGGCGAGGAGTTCGGCGGCAGGCGTAGGCGCGCGCTAGACGGCCCGCCCCTTGAGGTAGCGCATCGCGGGCTCGAGGTGGTGGAGGTTGTTCAGCAGCGGCTCGGTGTAGCGAATGGCGCCGAACTCGGCGCCGTCGACGTGGTGCTCACGGCCGACGTGGTTGTTCCAGTCGACCCCCTCGGTGAGGAAGCCATGCTCTCCGTAGTGGTGGAGCGCGATGGCCCGGAGGATTGTGACCGCGAAGCAGAGGTACCGGTGGTCGCCGGTGTCCTCGTGGGCCTCCAAGTAGGCGAGGGCCGCCTCGGCGTTCTCCCAGAGGTAGGCGGTGTCCCAACTGTCCTCCATGTAGAGCAGGCCCCGCGTGGCCACGCCGTTGCGATCCTCGCACATCTGAAAGCGAGCGAGGCCGGCCAGCGCGTTTTCGAGGGCGAAGGACTGGAGCGAGGGGTCGCCCAGCAGCCGGGCAGCGCGCCGGAGCAACCGGAAGGTCTCGGCGCGGGCGACGTTCTCGTCCAGGTCGTAGGTGTCGTGGTTGATGCTGCCGTAGATGCCGCCGCGCCGCACGATCGTGTCGACGCGGGCGCGTACCTCGGGTGCGTAGGCGCCCAGGCCGCGCTCCGTGAGCTCCAACAGGAGCCATACGATGTAGAGCCCGTCGGCGCTCGATGCGGCAATTGGGTCGGGACCGCCCTCGGCGCGCTCCAGGTAGGGCCGGCCCTCCGGCGTGCATCGTCGGGCATACCAGCCGTCGACGTCCGGAACGCGGCACATCGCCCACCGGGCCGCGCCGACGGCGCAGGCCCGCAAGCGCTCCACCCGCGCGTCGGATAGTGGAAGCAGGTCGCCGGCCCAGAGCATCTGAAGGGCGATTCGCGCCATCGAGCCGGGGCATAGCCAAGCGCCGCCGTGCTTGAAGTTCAAGCAGAAGCGCCCCGTAGCCGTGTCGCGGTAGGGCAGGATCAGGCCGTCATCCTGAACGAAGCCGTCGTCCAGCACGTGGTCGAGCAGGCCGAGGGCCACGTGGCGCAGCAGATGGCAGTGGTCGAACTCCCCCCATGCGTAGAGTTGCGCGGCGGCTCCCACGGCGTTGGCGGCCCAGCCGGGGCCCTCGAGGTCGCCAAAGTCGTGCCAGTGCATCGCCTGTCCCCCCGGGTCGACGAAGCTGGAGGTGGCGCGCCAGCGTCCGGTCTCCGTGGGGGTCAGGCAGCGATGCGCGAAGCGAACGGAGTCCCGCACGCTGTCGAGGATCGTGTACTCAGGGTCCTCAGGTAGGTAGAAGTCAGTCTGCATCGCGCGGCCCACAGTCCGGAGGTTTGGGGTATTATAACACGGATCCGGGGCATCGCGGCGGCCGCGCGGCGATGCCCCGGCATGACCTTGTTACCTCGACGGAGGATGGGGGTGGACGATGGCCGACATCAGCGCGTTCCGGGGCATTCACTTCCCTTCGGAGCGCGCGGGGGGCCTTGCGCTGGTCGTCGCACCGCCCTACGACGTGATCTCGCCCGACGAGCAGGTGCGCCTCTACGCGGCCGACCCGCACAACGTCGTCCGCGTCATTCTTAACCGCTCCGAACCGGGCGATGGCGCCGAGGCGCCGTACGCTCGAGCTGCGGCGCACCTGCGCGCGTGGCTTGGCGCGGGCATCCTTCGTCAGGACGAAGCGCCCGCGCTCTACATCTACCGGCAGGGGTTCGTCGATCGCGCGGACGGCCGGACGCGCGCCCGCACCGGCTTCTTCTGCGCCCTTCGGCTGGAGCCGTATGCCGCCGGCATCGTCCTGCCGCACGAGGAGACGCGCCCGAAGGCCAGGGAGGACCGCCTGCGCCTGATGCGCGAGACGCTGGCCAACGTCGAGCCGATCATGGCGCTCTTCGAGGACGCTGACGGCGGGGTGCGCGCCGCGATGGAGGCCGTCGTGGCGCGGGAGCCGCTCCTGCGCGTCGACTCCGCGGGCGGCACGCACACGGTGTGGCGGATGGCAGACGAGGCGGCCATCGGCCGCACCGTTCGTGCGCTCGCGGATCGCCGGGTATGGATCGCGGACGGACACCACCGCTACGAGACGGCGCTCACCTTTCGGGGCGAGGCCGCCTCCCTCGGCGGCGGCCCGGCAGCCGAGAGCGTGCTCACCGTCCTCGTGCCCTTCGAGGATCCGGGGCTGCTGGTGCTGCCGACCCACCGGATGCTGCGCGGCCTGAGCGCCGAGCGCCTGGCGCTGCTTCGCGGCGAGGCGGCGCGATGGTTCATGGTGGAGCGCGCGGAGGACGCCGAGGTTGACCCGTCGCGCCGGCCTGACGCCGCCGGAGTCATTCGGATCGGCCTGGCGGACTCCGCTGCCGGCTGGACGCTGACCCTGCGCGACCCGACGGCTCTGGACGACCTGCTGCCCGGCAGGCCGGCGGCGTGGCGACGCCTGGACGTGGTGGCGCTGCAGACGCTGCTGCTTGAGCGGGCGCTCGGCATCTCGGCGGAGGGGATCGCCACCACGGGCGACATTGCCTTCACGCGCGACGGCGAGGAGGCCGTGCGGCGGGTGCGCGCGGGCGAGTTTCAGGTGGCCTTCCTTCTGGACCTGCCCACGGCCCGGCAGGTGCGCGACGTGGCCGCGGCCGGTGCGAAGATGCCGGCGAAGTCGACGTACTTCTACCCCAAGCTCCTCAGCGGCCTTCTGATGCGCGATCTTCGCGACGGTCCAGGGGGCGCTCGCGAGGGCTGAGGCGGCCCGGGTGCCACGATGCGCAAGGACACGGCGGGCGCCTGCCAGCACTGCGGCGCGCTCGTCTACGCCGAGACGCGGCGCTGCCCGCAGTGCGGGCGCTTCCCGGTGAAACTGCGCCTATGCGCACATTGCCGCCACATCGCCCCCGCCGATGCCGCTCGCTGCCCGCGCTGTGGCCGGCCGTTCCAGCCCGACGGGGACTACCTGTAGGCCTCACTGGTCTGCGCGCTGTGCCGCAACTCACCGTTTCGCTGTGCGTGGCGTCACAGCCGGTCTGCCCGCGCGATGGTAGACTGACCAGTACGGGTTGTCTGGCCGCGCAGGTTCCTCGTCAGGCAGTTGCGAACCCCAGCCGTCCGCGCGTGCCGCCCACCTGTCTCTGCGCGATCGCGAGGAGCCGCATGGCGGTCAAAGACCTGGAACTGGTGCTCACGAGGCATCTTTGCGCGTGCCTGTCTACTCCTACGTTCCTGGTGAATGCCGGGGGCACGCTCGTGCACTTCAACGAGGCCGCCGAGGCGGTGCTTGGGCGGCGCTTCGAGGAGACGGGCGAGCTATCGCAGCCGCAGTGGGCGCGCGCGTTCTCGCCGACCGACGAGGCGGGGCGCCCGCTCGAGCCCGCCGACCTGCCGCTGGTGGAGGCGTTGGCCACGCTGCGACCCGCGCATCGCTTCCTGCGGATCCGCGGCATGGATGGGGTGGACCGTTGCATCGAGGTGAGCGCGGTCCCTCTGGTGGGCATGGAGGGGCTTCTGCTGGGGGCCCTGGCGCTGTTCTGGGAGGAGGTCGCGCCGTGCGCGTAAGCTTCCACGGCGTCCGTGGCTCGATCCCGACGCCCGGGCCGCAGACGGCCCGCTATGGCGGCAACACCTGCTGCGTATGCGTGCAGGGACGGGCCGGCAGCGTGCTGCTCCTGGACGCCGGCACCGGGATCCGGCGGATGACCGGCCCGTGTGGGCTTGGCGGCCGGCGCGTCGACCTGCTCCTGACCCATCTGCACGCCGACCACATCCAGGGGCTCGGCTTCTTCGATCCGCTCTACGAGCCCGGCGCGGAAGTGCACCTGTGGGGGCCAGGCGGCCCGAGCATCGACCTGCGGGGGCAGCTCGCGCGCTATCTGTCGCCTCCGCTGTTCCCCCTGCATCTGCGCGAGCTGCCTTGCCGGCTGGCAATCCACGACGTGGCCCGCGGAGAGTTCGAGATCGCCGAGTTCCGCGTGACGGCGCAGCCCGTGCTGCATCCGGGCCCGACGGTGGGCTACCGCGTGGAGGACGGCGAGTCGTCGGTGGCTTACCTGCCGGACCATGAGCCGGCACTCGGGATGCGCGCGCTGGAGCTGCCCGTCGAGTGGATCTCGGGAGCGGCCGTCGCGTTGGGCGCCGACCTGCTGATCCACGACTCGTACTACACGCCGGACGAGTACGCCACGCGTGTGGGATGGGGGCACAGCAGCCTGGACGATGCTCTGCGATTTGCCGGGCGGATGGCTTGCCGCCGCATGGCCGCGTTCCACTACAACCCGAACCACGATGACGGCATGCTGGAGCGTATGCTGGACGAGAGCCAGTCGCGAGTGGGCGGCGCCGTCGAGCCACTGCTGTCCGTGGAGGGTGAGACCCTGGAGTTAGGAGCGGGTGTGGACGGGCGGGGACCGGACAGGGCGGCAGCGGAGCGCGTCGGCGCGGCCTCTTTCGGGTCTGGACCGGAGGCTCAGTAGGGCTGGCCCGCGCCGGGCAGGCCTGGAAGCGCGGGCTGGCCCGTGCCGCCGCGCACGCCTTGGAGCACGGCGGCGAG is a window from the Chthonomonadales bacterium genome containing:
- a CDS encoding MBL fold metallo-hydrolase; translation: MRVSFHGVRGSIPTPGPQTARYGGNTCCVCVQGRAGSVLLLDAGTGIRRMTGPCGLGGRRVDLLLTHLHADHIQGLGFFDPLYEPGAEVHLWGPGGPSIDLRGQLARYLSPPLFPLHLRELPCRLAIHDVARGEFEIAEFRVTAQPVLHPGPTVGYRVEDGESSVAYLPDHEPALGMRALELPVEWISGAAVALGADLLIHDSYYTPDEYATRVGWGHSSLDDALRFAGRMACRRMAAFHYNPNHDDGMLERMLDESQSRVGGAVEPLLSVEGETLELGAGVDGRGPDRAAAERVGAASFGSGPEAQ
- a CDS encoding Rieske 2Fe-2S domain-containing protein, yielding MAAVLDGIEAATGRRDLLAGADAAVALGLVGALGAAVTGTTDFHKSTSRARRIGVVHGLANLGATGLYAASWLLRRSGRRGSARGLAWMGCAATAASAYLGGILVYNEKVGVDHTDRAELPDDFVTVLPLEDLPNERPVRVMASGKKVMLVRHEGRIYALAETCAHLGGPLAEGKLEGGSIRCPWHGSRYSLADGRVIEGPSAYPQPCFEVRVRGGQIEVRAARSSLEPAPKEA
- a CDS encoding L,D-transpeptidase family protein encodes the protein MILPIIMLVVLAASASADAAPTHAKIQPIVGEYKRVTVQDGDTLFSIARAHDVGVPNLARLNMLPGNSVQPGDTLLLPVRHILPRHPGNAIVLNVPERRLYLFRDGKLVQRHAVAVGRPGWETVRGVFKIRNRVTNPTWSPPESMVEREGIRDEPVPPGPENPLGDRWIGWSASGFGFHSTNAPRSVGRAVSHGCVRLYPDQADRLFKATYVGMAIYSVYEPIKLGRWHGMYYLSASPDIYGTGQESLDHARAMLRSVGLLPLVDPATLKRVVRLKRSYPERIAGSPERILVNGATVDTSIAPALVSGHWVVPVRAVAQALGGTVHAERGGATRVVAPTGTLTLAAGRSLAFLGDRELEMPVPATLVEGRLLAALRPLIERFGASYERRKNAAILLRTGQSARAQSTPWAAH
- a CDS encoding DUF1015 domain-containing protein yields the protein MADISAFRGIHFPSERAGGLALVVAPPYDVISPDEQVRLYAADPHNVVRVILNRSEPGDGAEAPYARAAAHLRAWLGAGILRQDEAPALYIYRQGFVDRADGRTRARTGFFCALRLEPYAAGIVLPHEETRPKAREDRLRLMRETLANVEPIMALFEDADGGVRAAMEAVVAREPLLRVDSAGGTHTVWRMADEAAIGRTVRALADRRVWIADGHHRYETALTFRGEAASLGGGPAAESVLTVLVPFEDPGLLVLPTHRMLRGLSAERLALLRGEAARWFMVERAEDAEVDPSRRPDAAGVIRIGLADSAAGWTLTLRDPTALDDLLPGRPAAWRRLDVVALQTLLLERALGISAEGIATTGDIAFTRDGEEAVRRVRAGEFQVAFLLDLPTARQVRDVAAAGAKMPAKSTYFYPKLLSGLLMRDLRDGPGGAREG
- a CDS encoding zinc ribbon domain-containing protein, giving the protein MRKDTAGACQHCGALVYAETRRCPQCGRFPVKLRLCAHCRHIAPADAARCPRCGRPFQPDGDYL
- a CDS encoding DUF362 domain-containing protein, whose amino-acid sequence is MVGEREAVVAIAATEEKHRSMERVVALVTRALEPIGGVSAHVLPGSTVLIKPNQTVYYSAEDGCTTDPIVVGALARLARQAGARKVIVGESSGGFLSSLECMRVTGVAAIAEREGADVVDLGSSETPNRTVHIPDGRVIQDVPLPAPLLDADTVIDVPKAKNHHIEPISGALKNWVGVVNQGWREHNHGDSEMIGRFMDIMLARPPDLCVVDALIAGEGDGPIANLPRWCGVIMASTDPVATDVSIARLLGRDWRKLGFAKAAEERGLGLREPIRYVGVPLEHVALQAWPGHEGFRYLPINFLVGDGVTLEGTVGHVKSVLDSMLRRGELNEVIWLKGTPTIMIGDVEDPHFEEHLKEGPYIVFDDSARPEYRTDPRVTFVSGHPVLRTAMPRLFEGLGVSMPGKAIMEWQQFRGAGMHNLSYGTLARKVITVARPVATVGAAVLAAVAVGGLMRRSAHTGNGHHHDGH